Proteins co-encoded in one Arthrobacter globiformis genomic window:
- a CDS encoding amino acid ABC transporter permease, translating to MDVIIESLPQYWDGFLRTLFLAAVSGIIALVVGTLLAAARVSPVAALRGFSMAYVEVVRNTPLTIAFFFAAVVLPRLGVTFQQFEIAAIIALSAYTSAFIAEAVRSGVNSVPVGQAEAARSIGMQFGQVLSLIILPQALRTVIPPMINILIALVKNSSVAGAFYVLELFGYGKQLANDHGDAVMWVLVGVAFFYLLITVPLGYLAHQVERKVAIAR from the coding sequence ATGGACGTCATCATTGAAAGCCTCCCCCAATACTGGGACGGCTTTCTCAGAACCCTGTTCCTGGCCGCCGTTTCCGGCATCATCGCATTGGTGGTTGGCACCCTGCTGGCCGCGGCGCGTGTCTCCCCCGTGGCTGCCCTCCGCGGCTTCAGCATGGCTTACGTGGAGGTGGTGCGTAACACGCCGCTGACCATCGCGTTCTTTTTCGCGGCGGTGGTCCTCCCCCGGCTGGGCGTGACCTTCCAGCAGTTCGAGATCGCAGCCATCATCGCCCTGAGCGCCTACACTTCCGCGTTTATCGCCGAGGCGGTGCGCTCGGGCGTCAATAGCGTTCCCGTCGGCCAGGCCGAGGCGGCCCGGAGCATCGGCATGCAGTTCGGCCAGGTGCTCTCGCTCATCATCCTTCCGCAGGCACTGCGGACCGTGATCCCGCCGATGATCAACATCCTCATCGCGCTCGTCAAGAACTCGTCCGTGGCCGGTGCCTTCTACGTGCTGGAGCTGTTCGGCTACGGCAAGCAGCTGGCCAACGACCACGGCGACGCCGTCATGTGGGTGCTGGTGGGCGTTGCCTTCTTCTATCTCCTGATCACCGTGCCGCTGGGCTACCTCGCCCACCAGGTCGAACGAAAGGTGGCGATCGCACGATGA